The region ACCGCCCGGCGCAGGCCCATGGCATCGATTACCGTGAGCAAAAGAAAAGCTAGCCCCAGGGAAAAGATAGGAGTAGCAAAACCCTCCCGGAATCCGATCAAGACAATGGTCGCAGTGATCACGGTGGTGTGAGTGCTGGGAAAGCCGCCGTTGCCCATACGCTGCCGGGCTTCGCTGCCGAAGCGGATGAAGTTGATGATGAACTTGACCGTGCCGGATATTAGCCAGGCCAGCGGAGGCATGAAAACGTATACCACAGCTTTGGCTCCCACCTAGTCTGAACCCGAATTCTGAACTCAGCTTAGTTTCTGCTGATGCTTGACCCAGCTATGATTATTCGTCCTTAGGCGCAGTATTCCTCCCAGAGCTTTGTTTATTGCTGTCCAGCTTGGGCCATGGTAGAATGTGGACAGAGGGGGAGGTGCCTTGGCCGTGGCCGAAGAAGAGACTGCGCTGGGTGGTGGGGACCGGTATAGCGCTTGCCGGCGTGATGGTGGCTCTATTGGCGTAGTTGGTGCGGTGAGAAACGAGGCGGGCCCCAGCCAAGCTGCCGGGCGAGGCTGAGCTGCATAGACTGTATCGCAAGCGGCAGCGCCACCCGTCGTCTTATTGTATCCGGCCTAGGTCGGCGGGAGATGACATAAGGAAGACCAATATGGCAGAGGATAAAATTCTGTTCGAAGTTGTTTCCAAGCTAGGCAAGAAAGTAAGGATTACAAAGGAATACTGGCAGAGGATTACATCTATTAAGCATCCTAGAATGAAGGGACAGGAACGGGCTGTAATAGAAACCTTACGATCGCCTACAGAAGTCAGACAAAGTAAGTCCGATCCTGCTGTGTACTTATACTACCGCCCGGAAGGCAAATACTTTATGACGGTAGTAGTAAAGCATCTGAATGGAGAAGGCTTTATTGTAACCGCTTATGTGACTGAGAAGGTCAAGGAGGGAACCAGGGTACGGAAAAGATAAGGGTGATTATAGATCGAGCGGCCAATACGCTCCATGTGTGGTTTGATGATCCCGCAAGCGAATATATTTCCGAAGAGACTGGAGAAGAAATAATCCTCGTTAAAAACGAGGCAGGAAAAGTGATAGGTTTTGAAAAAATAAACTACCTCCCTGCTTCGGAAATAAAAATTCCCGCCATAGAAGCGGAGATCGTGTAAGAGGGGGGTGGGCCCCACCCCAGAGGGT is a window of Clostridia bacterium DNA encoding:
- a CDS encoding DUF2283 domain-containing protein encodes the protein MRVIIDRAANTLHVWFDDPASEYISEETGEEIILVKNEAGKVIGFEKINYLPASEIKIPAIEAEIV
- a CDS encoding divergent PAP2 family protein is translated as MPPLAWLISGTVKFIINFIRFGSEARQRMGNGGFPSTHTTVITATIVLIGFREGFATPIFSLGLAFLLLTVIDAMGLRRAVGAQAAVLNRLVTLQAKGNAGQVQAAANRTPLTLATPPEQPDAGTQQPVRLREQQGHTPVEVMGGLALGVLLGYLGSLLPF
- a CDS encoding DUF4258 domain-containing protein; the encoded protein is MAEDKILFEVVSKLGKKVRITKEYWQRITSIKHPRMKGQERAVIETLRSPTEVRQSKSDPAVYLYYRPEGKYFMTVVVKHLNGEGFIVTAYVTEKVKEGTRVRKR